The Acidimicrobiales bacterium nucleotide sequence GACGCGCCCGTCTGCTCGGCGGCCGCCACGTACATGGCGAGGAGGACGGGGGCGGGCGAGTTGATCGTCATCGACGTCGTGACGTCGGCCAGGTCGATGCCCGCGAACAGGTCCTCGGCGTCGGCCAGTGTGTCGACGGCCACGCCGCAGCGGCCGACCTCTCCCTCGGCGTAGGGGTCGTCGGAGTCGCGCCCCATGAGGGTGGGCAGGTCGAAGGCGACCGACAGCCCGCCGCTCCCGGCCCGCAGCAGCTCCCGGAACCGCACGTTCGTGTCCTCGGCGGTCCCGAAGCCCGCGAACAGGCGCATGGTCCACAACCGGGAGCGGTACATCGACGCATAGGGGCCCCTGGTGTACGGGGGGCGACCGGGCCACCCGAGCTGCTCGCCGGCCCGGTGCTCGGGCCAGTCCTCGGGGCCGTACACGGGCCGCAGCCCGATGCCCGACATCGTCTCGAAGTCGGCGTCCCGCAGGGTCGACGAGTCGTAGTCCTCCTGCCAGCGCGCCATGCCCTCGGAAAGCCCCTCGTGGGGCGTGGCGTCCATGGCACCAGCCTAACGGGCCTGTCGCCGCCCGCCCGGGGCGGCCGCGGCACAGGCGCCACGTCGCGTGGCGGCGTGACGACACCGGTTCCCTGCGACAAGGGCTGCCGACGCGCGCCGAGCGCGTTATGGTCGGTGCGTGGCGCCGAACCCGCGGGCCCCGGACCGCAACCTGGCCATGGAGCTCGTCCGCGTGACGGAGGCGGCCGCCCTGGCCGCGGGCCGGTGGATGGGCCGCGGCGACAAGGAGGGCGCGGACGGCGCCGCCGTCCATGCCATGCGCGTGGTGCTGCAGACCGTGGCCATGGACGGGGTCGTCGTGATCGGCGAGGGCGAGAAGGACCACGCGCCCATGCTCTACAACGGCGAGCGCATCGGCGACGGCTCGCCGCCCCCGACCGACATCGCCGTCGACCCCATCGACGGGACCACCCTGACGTCGCTCGGCCGCGGGGGCGCCGTGGCCGTGATCGCCGTCTCCGACCGGGGCACGATGTTCAACCCCGGCCCCTGTGTGTACATGGAGAAGCTGGCCGTGGGCCCGAAGGCGGTGGGATCGGTGGACGTCCGTCGCTCGCCGACCGAGAACCTCGACGCCGTGGCGAAGGCGCTCGGCAAGTCGCTGCGCGACATCACCGTCTGCATCCTCGACCGCCCCCGACACGCGCAGTTGATCGAGGAGGTGCGGGCGAGCGGCGCGCGCATCAAGCTGATCTCGGACGGCGACGTGGCCGGGGCCATCTCGGCGGCCTGGCCCGACTCGGGCGTGGACGTCCTCTACGGCACCGGCGGCACCCCCGAGGGCGTGATCGCCGCGGCCGCCCTGAAGTGCATGGGCGGCGAGATCCAGGGGAGGCTCTGGCCGCGCGACGACGACGAGCGCGCCGCGGCGGTGGCGGCCGGGTACGACCTCGAGGCCGTGCTGACCACCGACGACCTCGTGCGCGGCGACAACTGCTTCTTCGCCGCCACCGCCATCACCGACGGCGAGCTGCTCCAGGGCGTGCGCTACCACGACTACGGCGCCACCACCCAGTCGCTCGTGATGCGCTCTCGCTCGGGGACGGTGCGGTTCGTGAGCGCCCGGCACGCGCTCGACAAGCTGCGCGAATTCAGCCAGATCGAGTTCGGCTGAGGCTGGGCCCGGGGCGAGGCGTGGTGCCCGACGCGCCCCACGCGCCCCACGCGCTCGGCCGGTACCCGCTCCGCAACGACACGCAGCGCGAGGCCGAGCGCCTGGGCTCGCTGCAGTCGCTGCACGACGCCTCCACCATCCGAGGCCTCGAGCGCCTCGGCGTGGGGCCCGGCTGGCGCTGTGCCGAGCTCGGGGCCGGGGCGGGATCCATCGCACGCTGGATGGCAGGTCGCGTCGGCGACGAGGGGTCGGTGACCGCCGTCGACCGCGACACGAGCCTGCTCCGCGGCCTCGGGCGGCGGGCGAACGTCACGGTCGTGACCGGCGACCTGGCCACCATGGACTTCGGCTCCTCGCGCTTCGACCTCGTCCACTCGCGCTCGGTGCTCATGCACCTCGACGACCCCGACGCCGTCGTCGCGCGGGTCGTCCCCTCGCTGCGCCCCGGGGGCGCGGTCCTGTTCGAGGAGGCGGACGGCGCCCCCGCCCTGGCGGCGGCATCGACGCCGGACCCGGGCCTGCCCATCCCCTTCCTGCGGGTCATGGTGCCCCTCGCCGCCCGGTGGACGTGGGCGCGGGGCCTGGCGGCGCGCCTCGAGGCGCTGGGCCTCGTCGAGGTGCACGACGACCTGCGCGAGGACGTCCTCAGGGGGGCGACGCCGGGTGCCGCCTTCTGGCGCCACACGCTCGAGACGATCCGCACCCTCGTGACCGACACCGCCCGGATGGAGACGATCGCCCTCGACGGCTCCGACGGCTCCCACGGCCGGGCCGTCGACGACATGCTCACCCTGCTCGACGACCCCGAGTTCGCCGCGCCCTTCACGGCACGGCACCGGGTGTCGGCCCGGATGCCCTAACTGGCGGCTCCGGCGACCTCGAGGCGGACCTCGGCTCGGCGGCGGGAGGCTTCCGCTTCCGCCAGCTCCACGTCGGCCGGGGTGCTCTCGGCACCGCTCCCGGCCGACCGGGCGACCAGCTCGGCGATCCGCTCGCCGGCCGCCTCGAGGGACCGCCGCGCCCGCTCGACGTCGATGGCGCCGGCGCGCTCGGCGATCGGGGCGAGCACCACGACACGCTCCCCGTCCACCTGCACGAACCCGCCGTGGACGGCGGCGCGCTCCTCGGTGCCGTCCTCGCGCTGGAAGCGCACCGAGCCGGGGACGATGGCACCGATGAGCCTCGTGTGGCCGGGCATGAAGGTGGCGTCACCGACGTCGGTCCGGAGGATGACGGCCTGCACCTCCTCCTCGAGCAGGACGCTCTCGGGGGTGACGAGGCTGGACTGGAAGGTGGCCACGGCTGCTGCTCCTCGTCCGGCGGGGCTACTCGGCCCCGGCCTCGAGCTTCTTGGCCTTCTCGAGGACGGACTCCACGCCGCCGACGTTCAAGAAGGCCTGCTCGGGCACGTCGTCGAGGTCCCCGTTGAGCAGCGCCTCGAACGACTCGACCGTCTCCTGGATGGGTACGGTGACGCCCTTCAACCCGGTGAAGACCTCACCGACGTTGAAGGGCTGCGACAGGAACCGCTGGATCTTGCGGGCCCGGTTCACGGTCAGCCGGTCCTCCTCGGACAGCTCGTCGAGGCCCAGGATGGCGATGATGTCCTGCAGCTCGCGGTAGCGCTGCAGCACCCGCTGGGTGCGCCCGGCGACCTCGTAGTGCCGCTCGCCCACGATCTCCGGGGTCAGGATGTTGGACGTGGACGCCAGCGGGTCGACCGCCGGGTAGATGCCCAGCGAGGCGATCTGGCGCGACAGCTCGGTGGTGGCGTCGAGGTGGGTGAACGTCGTGAACGGCGCGGGGTCGGTGTAGTCGTCGGCCGGCACGTACACCGCCTGCAGGGAGGTGATGGAGTGCCCGCGTGTCGACGTGATGCGCTCCTGGAGCTCCCCCATCTCGTCGGCCAGCGTCGGCTGGTACCCCACCGCCGACGGCATCCGGCCGAGCAGGGTGGACACTTCGGACCCCGCCTGCACGAAGCGGAAGATGTTGTCGACGAACAGGAGCACGTCCTGGTTCTTCACGTCACGGAAGTACTCCGCCATGGTGAGCGCCGCCAGGCCCACGCGCAGGCGCACCCCGGGCGGCTCGTCCATCTGCCCGTACACCAGGGCGGCCTTCTCGATGACGCCGGACTCCTGCATCTCGATCCACAGGTCCGTGCCCTCGCGGGTGCGCTCCCCCACGCCGGCGAACACCGACACGCCGCCGTGGCCGGTGGCCACCCGGTTGATCATCTCCATGATGATGATGGTCTTGCCGACGCCGGCCCCACCGAACAGGCCGATCTTGCCGCCCTGGACGTAAGGCTCCAGGAGGTCGATGACCTTGATCCCGGTCTCGAACATCTGGGCCCGGGGCTCGAGCGTGTCGAAGGCGGGCGCGTCGCGGTGGATCTCCCAGCGCTCCTCGACGGGGCCGATGTCGTCGGTGTCGAGCGACTCGCCGAGCACGTTGAAGACGTGGCCGAGCGTGGCGTCGCCGACAGGGACCGACAGCCCGCGGCCCAGGTTGCGAACCGGAGCGCCGCGGGTGAGGCCGTCGGTCGCTTTCAGGCAGACGCACCGGACCCGGCCCTCGCCGATCTGCTGCGCCACCTCGGCGGTGACGGTGACCTTCGAGCCGTCGAGGTCGAGGTCCATCTCGACGGCCATGTTGATCTCGGGCAACGCGTGGGGCGGGAACTCGACGTCGACGACCGGCCCGGCGATCGCCACCACGCGCCCGTCCGGACGCGCCCCGTTGCCCGTTGTCGTCGGCTCCGTTGTCGTGGTTGTCATGCTCTGCTTCCTAGTCGGCGTCGGCGGCCTGGCGCAGTGCCTCGGCGCCGCCGACGATCTCCATGATCTCGGTGGTGATGGCGTCCTGACGAGCCCTGTTCATGATGCGGGTCAGGGTCTTCGTCAGGTCGTCGGCGTTGTCGGTGGCCGCCGCCATGGCCCGCTGCCGGGCCGTGTGCTCGCTCGCCGAGGCTTCGAGCAGCGCACCGAACACCTCGGCCTCGACGTAACGCGGCACGAGCTCGACGAGCAGGTCGGGTGACGCCGGCTCGAACTCCGTGTACCCCTCGCGACCGGGCCGCTCGGCGGTGGCGGCGTCGTGCTCGGCTCCCGGGCCGGCCGGCTCGGGGAGGGGCAGCAGCTGCCGCGTCTCCACCGCCTGGCTGCCTGCCGACAGGAATCGCGTCGACACCATGAGGACCTGGTCGACCTCGTCGTCGAGGAAGACGGGCGTCACGGGCGCGGCCACCCGCCGGGCGTCCTCGAACGTGGGCCTGTCCGAGAAGCCGCTGAAGGACTGCTCGATATCGACGCGGCGGAAGCGGAAGAACGACAGGGCCTTGCGGCCGACCGTCATGATCCGGTACTCGATCCCCCGGGCCGCGCCCGCCCGCACCATCCGTTCGGTGAGGCGGAGCACGTTGGCGTTATAGGCGCCGCACAGACCGCGGTCGGCCACCACGACCAGGACGAGGACGCGCCGCGGGTCCTCGGGGACGCCGAGGACCCGACCTGCGGTGTGCCCGGCGTCGGCGGCCGCTTCAGCCAGGACCTCGGCGATGCCGCGCCGGTAGGGCAGGGCCCCGGCGATGCGCCCCTGGGCGCGCACGATCTGCGACGCCGCGATCAGCTCGAAGGCGCGCGTGATCTTCTGGGTCGCCTGGACGGTGCGGATGCGCCGTCGGAGGATCCGTTCCTGGCCACCGGCCATCGGTCAGTCGCCCTCCATCGGGACGAAGGCGTCCTTGAACGCCTGCAGGGCGCTCTTCAGGTCCGCCTCGTCGGGCAGGGCCCCGGTGGAGCGCACCGTGTCGAGCAGGGCGGCGTGGTTGGCCCGCAGGAACTCGACCAGCTCCGCCTCGAAACGACGCACCTCCGGGACCGGCACATCGTCCACCCAGCCGTTGGAGCCGGCATAGATGACCATGACCTGCTCCTCGACGGGCATCGGGGCGTTCTGCGGCTGCTTCAGCAGCTCGGTCAGGCGGTAGCCCCGGTCGAGCTGGGCCTGCGACACCTTGTCGAGCTCGGAGCCGAACGTGGCGAAGGCCTCGAGCTCACGGAACTGCGCCAGGTCGATCTTGAGCGTGCCGGCCACCGAGCGCATGGCCTTCACCTGAGCGGAGCCGCCCACCCGGGACACCGAGATGCCGACGTTCATGGCGGGCCGCACGCCCGCGTAGAACAGCTCGGACTCGAGGTAGATCTGCCCGTCGGTGATGGAGATGACGTTGGTCGGGATGTAGGCCGAGACGTCGCCGCCCTTGGTCTCGATGATGGGCAGGGCGGTGAGCGACCCGCCACCCCGGGCGTCGGACAGCTTGGCGGCGCGCTCGAGCAGGCGGCTGTGGAGGTAGAAGACGTCGCCCGGGTACGCCTCGCGCCCCGGTGGCCGTCGCAGCAGCAGCGACAGCTGCCGGTACGCCTCGGCCTGCTTGGACAGGTCGTCGTACACGATGAGGGCGTGCTCGCCGTGCTCCATCCAGTGCTGGCCCATGGCGCAGCCGGAGTACGGGGCGAGGTACTTGAAGGGCGCGGGCTCCGACGCCGCCGCCGAGACGACGACGGTGTACTCGAGCGCGCCGTGGGCGGCGAGCGTGGCCACCGTCTGGGCCACCGACGAGCCCTTCTGGCCGATGGCGACGTAGATGCACTTCACGCCATGGCCCTTCTGGTTGATGATCGTGTCGATGGCGACGGTGGTCTTCCCCGTCTTGCGGTCGCCGATGATGAGCTCACGCTGTCCCCGGCCGATCGGCGTCATGGCGTCGATGGCCTTGATGCCGGTCTGCATCGGCTCCTTCACCGGCTGGCGGTCGACGATGCCGGGCGCCTGGACCTCGAGCCGGCGCGTCTCAGTGCTGGCGATGGGGCCCTTGCCGTCGATGGGCTCGCCCAGCGGGTTCACCACGCGGCCCAGCAGGCCGTCCCCGACGGGGACCGACAGGATGCGACCGCTCGCGCGGACGAGGGCCTCCTCCTCGAGGTGCTGGTCGCTGCCGAGGATCACGGCGCCGATGGTGTCCTCGTCGAGGTTCAGCGCCAGGCCGAGCGTGCCGTCCTCGAACTCGAGCAGCTCGTTGACCGCCGCCCTCGGCAACCCCGAGATGCGGGCGATGCCGTCGCCCACCTCGGTGATCCGCCCGACCTGCTCGGTCGACACCTCGGGCGTGTAGTCCGTGACGTGCCGGCGCAGTACGGAGGCGATCTCGTCGGCGTCGATCGTCAGCTCTGCCATCAGTTCTGTGCTCCTCGGGTTGCCCCCTCAGGCTTGAGGAGGTGGTCCTGTAGTTGTTCGAGTCGGCGCTCGGCGGTGGCGTCGACGAGCAGGTCGCCGATCTGGACCACGGCCCCACCGAGGAGCGTGGCGTCCTCGGTCATCTGCAGCTCGACGGGGTGGTGGGTGATGCGCTGCAGCGCCTCTGCCAGCGCGGCCTGCTCCTCGTCGTCGATGGGGCGGGCCGTGCGCACCCGGGCGATGCGCCACCCCCGGGCGCGCGCCGCTTGCTCGGCGAGCCAGTCGAGCGAGCTCACCACGTCGCGCACGCGGCCCTGCATGGCGACCCGGGCCAGGCGGACGGTGGCCGGCCGTGCCTTGCCCTCGAGCAGGGCCGACACGAGCCCCTGGCGCGACTCGGGTGGCTGCCCGGTGTCCGACAGCGCGTCGCGCAGCGTCGGGCTCGACTCGACGATCCGGGCGAAGCGGAAGAGCTCGTCCTCGATCTCCTCGAGCTCGGTGACGTCCGGCGCGCTCTCGAGCACGGCGTCGGCGTACCCCGACATGAAGTGGCGCCACCCCGTCCGGCTGGCGATGGGCTCCTCGGCGCGGAACTCCGGGCCCTCGAGCTCGTGGAGGTGGCGGGCCAGCTCGTACAGCTCGTGGAGGGTGGTCGGGAACTCCTCGGTGCGCTCGGTGTCGACCGCCCGCAGGACGAGCCGGATCGCCTCGGGGCGCACCCTCGACTCGAGCAGCTCCTCCAGGATCGCCCGGCGGGCCCCGGTGGGCACCGCGAAGTCGGTGAGGGCCACGGCGAGGGAGTTCGTGCGTGACACCAGGTGCGCCACCGCGTTGAGGTCCTCGGCGACCTGCTCGCCGAGGGGGCCCCGGGCGATGTCGCCGAGCACGGCGACGGCGTACCCGCGAAGTGACTGGTGCACGGTTCGGACTGTTCCTTCGGATTCGCCGGGATCAGCTCTGGGTGCTCGACGCCGAGGTGTTGGCCGACGAGCGCAGCGCGGCCACCGCCTCGTCGATCAGCGCCCGATGGCTCGAGGCGTCGATCTCGCGCCCGATGACCTGCCGGGCGACGGAGAGGACGAGCTCGCCCACCTGGGCGCTCACCTCGTCGACGGCGCGCCGCCGGGCCATGGTGATCTCGGCGTCCGCCCTGGCGACGAGGCGGTCGTACTCCAGCTGCGCCCGCTCCTCGGCGTCGGCGTGCATGCGCTGGGCCGTCCTGTTGGCCTGCGTCACGATGTCCCGGGCCTGCTGGCGCGCCTCGTCGATGGTCGCCTGCCGCTGCGCACGCGTCTCGTCGGCCTCGGCGCGCGCTTGCTCGGCAGCCTCGAGCGAGGTGCGGATCTGCTCCTGGCGCTCCCCGAGCGCCTTGTCGAGGACGGGCAGGACGTACTTCCAGATCACCCCCAGGACGATCAGAAAGGCGACGATCTCGACGATCAGCGTCGCGTTGGGGACGAGGAAATTGCTGCTGGCGATCATTCCTTCAGCCTCTGTTCTGGTTCGGTGGCCGGCCCCGGCCACACGTGGACGATCGGCCGTGGCGGCCGGTCACTGCGGTGCTCCGGCCACCGGGCCCGGGCCCGGGGCGGAGGAACCGGTCCGTCGGATCAGGGGCCGCCCTTCTTGTAGAGCGAGAAGACGAAGAGTGCGGTGAAGGCCAGATTGATGAAGTACATGGCCTCGACGAGGCCCACCGTCAGGAACATGATCGTGAACAACCGACCCTGCGCCTCGGGCTGGCGAGCGACGCCGGCGATGGTCTGGCTGCCGGCGAGACCGTCGCCGATGGCGGCGCCGACGGCACCGCCGCCCATCAGAAGCCCGCCGCCGACCATGGCGCCGGCGAGGCTGATGGCGTGGTCAAGCCCAGTATCTGCCATTGGTGATGCTCCTTTTGTTCTCTGGTGTCGGAAGATCGGTCGTCGGTGCGGGCGCCATGGCGATCAGTGCGCCTCGCTCATGGCGCTGTCGAAGTACAGGATCGTCAACAGGGCGAAGATGAACGCCTGGATAGCCCCGATGGCGAGGTCGAAGGGCTTCCAGATGAGGTCGAGCAGAGGCGTCGCCACGTAGCCGATCGGGACGTGGAAGATGGTCCACACCCCCAGCGCGGCGATGAGCGCCAGCATCAGCCCACCCGACAGCAGGTTGCCGAAGAGCCGGAGGGCGAGCGTCAGGGGCTTGGCGATCTCCTCGACCCCGTTGATGAAGATGTTGACCGGGAACAGGAACTTCGGGAACGGCTGCGTCACGTAGTGCCGGAGGTACCCTCCGAGGCCCCTCGCCCTGATCGATGCGATGTGCACCGGGATGATGACGATGAACGCCAGCGCCAGGGTCATGTTGATGTCGCTGGTGGGAGGCCCGATCCACTCGATCTCGGAACCGATGCCCAGGACGGAGAACCAGTTGGCGATCAGGATGAAGAAGAACAGCGCCACCGCCAGGGGCACGACGGCGGCGCCCCGGGGCCCGATCGATCCCTCCACCTGCTGCCCGACGGCCTGCACCACCATCTCCCAGGCGAGTTGGAGCTTGCCCGGCACCCCGCTTGTGGCCCTGGAGCGCAGGGTGAGGCCGATGCCGATGACAATGGCCATAGCGACGACCGTGGCCCACACGACATCGAGGTCGAGGCCGAACCGCTGGACGTGGGTGCCGACGTTGATGTCGGCGGCGATGAAGTGGACGGCGCCGGTCACGCGTCATCCTCCGTGTCGATGAGGGCGGTCCCCATGCTGGTGTCACCCATCAGCGGGTCGCGCAGCATAGCCACCACCACGTTGGCGAGCAGGGAGAACTGGAAGACGGCCAGGCCGATCAGGGTACCGACACCGAGTTGGCGGACGAAGAACGTGATCCCCAGGGCGACGACGCTGATGACGCCGAGGCGGCCGAGGGTGTTGACGGCCAGAGGGCGGCGCTTGTTCTCGTCGGAGGACGCCGCCGCCTTGACGGTGGCGCGGGAGATGAGCCGGAAGTTCACGAGCGCCATCACCAGGCCGAGGCAGATCCCCAGGCCCACCAGCGGGTACCCGGCGACCACACCCACCACCAGTGCCGCCGCGCCCACGCCGCAGCCCACGAGCGCGGTGCGGCGCGCCACCGTGGAGATCTGGGGCAGCGAGAAGTGTGCGAACAGGTTGACCATCAGCGCAGCTCACCTAGGGGACGCAGCTCACCTACAGGAACTTGCGGACCTGGCGCACCGTGCTCCCGACGGCGGCCACGATCCCCACGACCAGGCCCGTCAACGTGGCGATGGGGCTGCTGCCGATCCAGGCGTCGATCGCCAACCCGATCCCCAGTCCCCCGCCGATCATGAGCGCCGACGCCAGGCCGATGGACATGAGGTCGAAGACCCTCGGCGGGGGCTTTCCCTCCATGGCCTCTCGCTCGGCGCGCGTCGCTCAGAGCGCAGGTGTCGTGCATCGCCTGGGCCGGCCCGAGATCACTCGGCGTGCCCGGCGCTCGCACCGGCTCCAACGACGGCCGGCGCCCGTTCATCGTCACCGACTGGGAGCGGGAAGCGCACACCACAATCATCGCATCCGCCGCTTGTGCGCGGCAAAACGAGAGGCCCCCGTGGACTACTTGCGCTCTACAAGTGATCCCGGGGTCACCACCGACCCGGGGACCACCGCCGGTCCCGGGGCCGTCGTGGCAGCTCCGGCCTCGGCGCCGGGCGCGGCGCCGCTCCCCCCGGCCGCGGTATCCGCGGACGCGGACGGGTCGACGGCCGGCCGAGCGTGGCCGTCACCGGGGCCGGTCGTGTCGGCGGTGACGCCGAGCGCCCGTGTCACCGGCGCGTCGTCGGCCGCCCACCGGCCCTCGGCGGTGGCCGCGTCGGCGCCGGCGGCGCCGTCGGCGGCGTCCTTGCGCAGGCCGGGGTGGAACAGCGTGTACAGCGCCAGGCCCAGGACGATCACCCCGAACGGGATCACGGCGTTGCCCTGCTTGTCGAACAGCGGGTACAGGAGGAACGCGGACAGGACCGCCGTCCACGCCCACAGGATGGCGACGGTGCGCCGGGGCCCGTGCCCCAGGCGCAGGAGCCGGTGGTGCACGTGGTCCTTGTCGGGCGTGTGGAACCCCGTCCCCCGCGCCGTGCGACGGATGAACGCGAACGCCATGTCGGCGATGGGCACACCCAAGATGAAGAGCGGGATGAACAGCGGGGCGAAGAAGAAGTAGGTCTGGCCGCTCACGTCGGGCGTGCGCCCGCCGATCAGCATGGTCGACGCCGCCATGAGCAGACCCAGGAACAACGCGCCGGCGTCTCCCATGAAGGCGCGCGCCGGGTGGAAGTTGTGCGGCAGGAAACCCACGCAGACCCCGAGCGCCACGACGGCGATGAGCGGGCCGAGATTGTCGGGCGGGAGGACGCCGAGGTAGACGAGCCGCAGGCCGTACACGGCGAGCGCACCCGAGGCGATGGCGACGATCCCCGTGGCGAGCCCGTCGAGCCCGTCGATGAGATTCACGGCATTGGTGATGACGATGACCCACAGCGCCGTGAGCAGCGGCGTCACGTCGGGCGACAGGACGAAGAAGCCGACGAAGGGGACCTTGAACTGGAACATGGTCACGCCCAGGAAGACCAGGACCATGGCGGCGAGGACTTCACCCGCCATCTTGGCGGGGGCCGACATGTCCCGGACGTCGTCGATCACCCCGACGATGAAGATGACGGTGGCGCCGAGCACGAGGCCGAGCGGCTCCGACGACCCCTGGAACAGGCCCTGGAGCTGCGACAGCTGGGACGCCACGAGAATGGCGACCAGGAAGGCGAGGAACATCGCCACACCCCCGCCGTAGGGCGTGACGCGTGCGTGGACCCTGCGCTCGTCGGGCTCGGCGACGAACCCGGCGCGCGCCGCCATCCGGCGGATCGGGAACATCGCACCGAAGGTGGCCACGGCGGCGACCACTGCCACCACGACGTACGCCCCGAGAGGGGGCACGACGTCAGCCGCCTCCGTCCGGGCTGCCCGCGCCCCCGGTCCCGCCCCCGACGAGCTGCGCGTACGGGGGGA carries:
- a CDS encoding MraY family glycosyltransferase, producing MPPLGAYVVVAVVAAVATFGAMFPIRRMAARAGFVAEPDERRVHARVTPYGGGVAMFLAFLVAILVASQLSQLQGLFQGSSEPLGLVLGATVIFIVGVIDDVRDMSAPAKMAGEVLAAMVLVFLGVTMFQFKVPFVGFFVLSPDVTPLLTALWVIVITNAVNLIDGLDGLATGIVAIASGALAVYGLRLVYLGVLPPDNLGPLIAVVALGVCVGFLPHNFHPARAFMGDAGALFLGLLMAASTMLIGGRTPDVSGQTYFFFAPLFIPLFILGVPIADMAFAFIRRTARGTGFHTPDKDHVHHRLLRLGHGPRRTVAILWAWTAVLSAFLLYPLFDKQGNAVIPFGVIVLGLALYTLFHPGLRKDAADGAAGADAATAEGRWAADDAPVTRALGVTADTTGPGDGHARPAVDPSASADTAAGGSGAAPGAEAGAATTAPGPAVVPGSVVTPGSLVERK